The sequence TGGAGGAGGCCTGCGACATGGCACTGGAGCTGAATGCCTCCAAGCACCGCATCTACGAGTACGTGGAGTCCCGCATGTCCTTCATCGCGCCCAACCTCTCCATCATCATCGGCGCATCCACTGCCGCCAAGATTATGGGTGAGGGCTGGGGCGCACTGGCTGGCTGCGCCGCGCTGGCGAGGGGGGCACTTGGCACCCAACGAACCAGCACGTCTCTTCCTCCCCGCCATCACCTGCCTGACATGCCGGGTGGAACCAGCCTGCTCCCCACGCAGACAGGCAAAGGCTCGAAACCCTGGCCCTGTCGGTTCCCGAGTCCTCAGCAGAGCTGGGGGCCAGGTGGCTGTCGGGAAGGAGGCAGTGTGGGTGAAAGAGTGGGGGCTCCGCTGGCAGCAGACAGGCAGTTCCCAGCTCTCAGCAGCCTGCGGtggccggggggaggggggggcagcaGAGGCGGAGCTTTGAGCCGGTGTTCTCCACTCAGCAGGTGCTGTGCTGGTGAGCACCACATGCCAGGCCCTCCCTCTGCCTGGTGCTCTCAGCCCGCCCGACCCCAGCCTTGGTGGAAGGCATGTGTGCTGTCACAGTGTAGGGGTTTCGGAGCAGGATAAGCCTGCACATGGACCCCCGTCCTGCCTTCCTGGTTTCACGTCCTTGGACAAGCGACTTCCTGGCTTGGTTTTCTCCAGTAGCTGCTGGCGTGTATTCGTTTACTATTTGCCGCTATAATGAGTTGCCACAAACTCAGCATCTTAATAGTAtggtttgttggtttgttgttTATGGTTTTGGAAGCCAGCAGCCCAACACAGGCCTCAGGGAGCCAAATCATGTGTCATGGGGCTACGCTCCTTCTGGGGGCTCTGCCTCTTCAGCTTCCCAAGGCCACCCTGGCCCTGGCCTGCAGCCCCTCCTTCCATCTCCAAGCCGGTGGCACAGGCCGGGCCCTCCTGCCACATCCCCCGGCCTCCCACCTAGAGAATCAGGACACTCTTGCCCACCCGCAGAGTCCCCTTTGCAGTGTAAGCAAACCTATCACAGGTCCCGGGGTGTGGATGTCTGTAGGGGGCGTTGTCCTGCCTCCCACAGCTCAGGGCGTGTGTCTGAGGTGTGTTTCGAGGATTCATTTGCTTGAAGAGACCATTTGATCCCTCCAAGCCCCCGCGCGGGACCTGGCACGAGTGGTGGAAGTATTTACCTACGGTTCCTCTGCCCTGCTCACATCCCTTCCCTGTCCTTGAGGAGGCTCTGGGGCGGGGGACTCGCAGGCGTGGCCCCGCAGCAGGGCAGGTGGCCTAGCACACTCTGGTCGGCCCCTCCGGGCTGCCACCTCCTCACTGTTACCCACAGGCGAGTCGCTGCGCCTCCCTGAGCCTCCCTGAGCCTCTATTGAATGTCCCCCGTGACAGGGGACACATCAGTCTCCTCCCTCGCAGACTGCCACTGCCACGGGGACCAGCCGAGAATCCAGGCGCAGGTGCACAGCCCCCAGTGGGCCCGGCGTGCCTCCTGACCGCCTGCCTCCCGTTGCAGGGGTGGCCGGCGGCCTGACCAACCTCTCCAAGATGCCCGCCTGCAACATCATGCTCCTCGGGGCCCAGCGCAAGACGCTGTCTGGCTTCTCGTCTACCTCGGTACTGCCGCACACCGGCTACGTCTACCACAGCGACATCGTGCAGTCCCTGCCTCCGGTGAGCCCCGccgcccgctgcccacgcagcctCTGCTCGTCTGCCTGCGCACACCGTGACCAGGCCAGGGAACGGGGCAGTGtcgggtttcagaacaaggacgcCTGAGCCCGCCCACCAGGGCTGGGGTCCTGGTGGCACCTGGCATCCGGGCCTGGCGTGAGCCCGGCCTCGGGCTCCTCGTCTCCAGGGCAGGGGGAGCAGCGCCTGCTGTGTGGGCCGTGGCAAGGACTCTGCAGGCGAGGCCCGGCGTGGAGCAGGCGTTCGTTACTGTAATTGTTATCAGTCGGGGCTTACGGGCTTTACATGCCCCATCTTGGTATTTCCCAAAGCACAGGCCCACTTCCTGTTCAGTGGAGCATCACATAATCTCTGGTGATATGTGGACGGACTTTTTTCACTTTGCTAGTTacctttttaaagttttcttctaattaattgtttgtttttaggaggtgccagggatggaacccaggacctcgtacatgggaagcaggcaccagACCCCTAGCTACACCTGCTCcgcgcctttttttttttttaggatactTTTTTAGTTAATGATCTTCCATGCGTAGTCATACAATTAAGTTGTCTATTTAAAGGagcttgttttttaaaagtagatgAAAAGTGACAGTAATAGTTAATTACTAAGATACGTTATTACAGTAATACGTAACTCTCACCAGCAATGGTCAAATGCTGATGTGCAGAGTGGCGGCTaacattttggaaatatttcatGATCACACTGAATCCTCACCTTTGAGGTAGATgctatttttttctgtccttCTTGTATTTTACAgtcgaggaaactgaggcataggaaAGCTAGTGGCTTGTCCAGGATCACTCGGGCTGTCCAGCCGCTGAATCAGGCAGCCTGGCCCGGGCTGAGGCTCCCGGCTCCTTGGTGTCCTGTGCCCTCCACCTCCACTCTGGTGGTCTCCTGCCTTCTGCTGGCAGCTAGTGTGTGGGCAGGGAGAACAGTGGAAGGGCAGCCAGAGCAGGCTCCAGGGTCAGACGGGCCAGCCTCCCAACCTGGCCTGCTTCTGGGGCTCGGAGAGCGGCCGCCCACCGAGCTCCTGCCCCCTGTGGGCTGGCAAGCGGGAGGGTGAGGCAGAGGGGGCCGACGCCGAGCAGGCGAGCCCCGAGCTGTGCGGTGGCACTGCCAGCCCCTCCCACGGAAGGGGAACCTGAGACCAAGGGACTCGGGTTGCCCATGGCCACACACGTGGGAGGAGCAAGGGtggggtttgatccctggtggaGGGCCCAGGACCCTTGGCTTCAGGCCTGTCACTGCGCCGCTCCGTCCAGCCCTGGCCCCACAGCCTGAGGGATGTGTGGGTTTCAGCAGCTGTGGGAGCCACGGCACTCCACAGGCATGGTGCTCCTCAGGCCATGGTCCACAGCAGGCCACAGCACTCCACAGGCCACGGTGCCCTACAGGCCACAGTACACCGCAGGCCGTGGTGCCTGTACTTTCCTGGCCCCTTCCCCTGATCTTgagcttccttttctctctgtccCAGAATGAGTTCAGGCACAGACCACAAGTGTCTCAggcctgcagggcaggctgcgGGGGCGTCACTTCTCAGGGGAAGAGCGCTGTGGGCTACTGTGGACAGGCCCAGGTTGGAGTCCCAGCTGCAACAacatccaactctgtcaccctgcCCAAGTGCCTGGCCTGCACCGAGCCTTGGTTTCCCTCTCTGTAAGACAGAGACCATGATGACAGCCCACCTGGTGTTGGCTGTTCAGGGAGGTGGGCCGTGGGAAGTGCTCAACTCTGGGGCCACTTCTAGAATGTGCTGAGCCGGTGCCTCCCACTGGCCACGTCCCCACTGCCACTTGTCATCACTGAGCTTTGTCATCACCCGAGCTGGGCTCTGCTGTTGGCTTATTAGCCTCAGCATCCTGGGCAAGTGGCTTCCCCCACCCCTCTTCCTCAGCTTTCTATGAGGTGGGGCTGAGAGCGAGGCCATTGGACGTTGGAGATGATTTTGGATCTGTTGCGCCTCCTTCCGGGGCCCCAGGATCCAGTCAGCACTTGATAAGTGGCTGCTTGTGGCTGATCCTTCTGTCTGTCTGCCTGCCTGGCTGTCCGGCTCACACAGGCTGCCTTCCCTTCCACTGCTCCAGGATCTCCGACGGAAAGCAGCCCGGCTGGTGGCCGCCAAGTGCACGCTGGCAGCCCGCGTGGACAGCTTCCACGAGAGCACTGAGGGCAAGGTAAGGCAGGAGCCTGGCCTCCCGGGCCTGCGTTCTGTCTGGGGGTGCAGAGCTGCAGGGTGGGCGTGGGGCGCCCCACGGAGCAGCGTGGTCTGGGGACACCGGGTGTGGCAGCGCCATCCGAGCGAACCTTCTGTGAGGTTGGTGTGCTCTGCGTCTGCGCCGTCCATGTGGCAGCTCCGTCACGTGGCCGCTGCACATTGGAATATGGCTGGGGCCACTGAGGGAGTGagctttcatttcatttcatcctcatgGATTCAAAGAGCTGCTTGGGACTAGAAGCCTTGCCTGCACGTGGTGGGTGCGCAGAAGTGTTTGCACAGCAACCAAATGACCCTCTCTGGGCCTGTGTTAAGGGCCCAGGGAGGCAACGGCAGAGGGGCATGTACAGACAGGCGTGAGGGCTCCATCGCCCCCCCCCAGGAGTTTACAGCCGACGCCCCCAGCTTCTGGAAAAAGGCATTGCCTGGGTTCACACTGGCTCACTCCCTGCAGCCTCCTGCGTGCTGGGCGTGGGCACCCAGAGGTGCCAGTGAGGCtggccctgccccagggcctgggaggggtggggagaggcagcCGGGCAGACAGGCAAGGACAGGCCAGGGAGGCGAGGGCGCTCCCAGGCTCCGCAAGTGCACAGGATGGGCCCCCGAGTCCCTGCTGCTCCCCTTCgctcctgcaccagcctctccacaAGCGTCCTTCTCTGTCGGGCCTCGTGCTGCTGGTGGAGCCGCTGGCAGCACTGCCCCTCCCTGCCTGCTGCAGGCTGAGCTGCTTTAGGCCTCAGCGTAAAGGCCGCCTTCTTTGGAAGCCTTCCCCGACTCCGGCAGAGGGCAGCTGCCCTCGCCCCGTGGCGTCCGTTTCCTGTGGCCGTTGTAGCTAATGACCGCAAGCTTAGTGGCTGAAAACACCACCAGTTTATCACCCCGGCGCCCTGGAGGGCAGAAGCCCCACGCGGGCCTCACCGGGCCGAGGCTGCCGGTCAGGGCCGCCTCCTTCCGAGGCTGCGGGGAGAACCCCTTTTCCGGCCTTGCCTTGCCTCGGAGGCTGCTGGCGCCCCTTGCGTGCAGCCACGTCCTCTGTCCTCAGGGCTGCTCTGGGGACCCTCGTGCCGACACTGGGCCCTCTCGCCTCGGGTACTGAGCCAGGCACTCGGCAGGGCCCACTCTGCCGCGGCAGGGGCACATGCACAGGTTTCTGGGTTGGCGTGGACATCCCTGAGTGGCCTTAGCCCACCACACCGACACACCCCTCGCCTGCACTCGCCCTTGTCTGAGAACTTGCTCGGTTAGCTTGCGTCTTCCTTGGAGGGCTTCATCCTTGAAAGCACATATGCTTTCCCTCCCGTGCATTGGTGATTTTCGAGCACCCAGCCTGGCACAGTGTTCAGACGCTGTCAGTctgttctccctccttccctccctctgtcAGCACATTTGCCACAAGTACGtgttctaggtgctggggatacagcagtgagTAACACAGACACAGGCCCTGCCTCCGGGGCTTCACATTAATAGCTTGGGGGCAGGGTGAGGAGGCCACAACTAGGTAAGACTGGAATTTATCTGGAGGTGGTAAATGctagggagaaaaataaagcaggagcCCTTCTCTGAGCAGGTGAGGTTTTCATCTGGGCCTGAGTGAAGTCAGGGGCAGAGGGAACGGTAGGTGCCAAGGCCCCGTGGCTGGAGTGGGGCAAGCCTGGGGCGGGGCCCTGGGGGAGCCGGGGCTGACCGGCAGAGCCTTATGAACCCTGGCAAGAGCTTCGCTGCCATGGAGGCTGTGAGGGGTCCGCTTCAGGGTCTCTTGAAGGTTTGTGGTGGGTGAGAAACAGCCCGCCTCAGGGAGCTCGGCCCGAGCCCTGGCAAGAATGGAGCTGAGCGGAGAGAACCAGGGCTGAAGCCGAGCAGGACTCTCTGGCCTTGTCTccgtttgccagggctgctgtggcAGATACCACTCTGGTGGGCTGGAAGAGCAGGGATTTACTGTGGGTTCTGGGGGCTGCAAGGCCACGTCAGGGTCTCGACAGCCATACTTTCTCCTCGAGTCTGCAGCGTCCGGCGAGCCTCCTCTCCTGGGTGCTCCCCTCTGGTTTCTGCTGATTTCCTCTGCTAAGGGCTTCAGTCGTGTGAATCAAGTCTCACCTTAACTAACCACACCTTCAAGCAGACTGAGGCTTGAAGTGCCTTTTGTAGTGGGTGTGACTCAGCCCCAACAGCCTGTTATTGCGGCGGCTAATACCAGCTGCCCAGTGGCAGCTGTGGTTGAAGTCCAGTGTTCCTGGGAAAGGCCTGAGCTGGAGTCATCAGCCACAGGCGGCACTTCAAGCCTTGGGACTGGATGGGGCTGCCCCGGGCACAGAGAGGAGGCAGGAAGGCTGCCCTCGAggggatagacagacagatagccGATGGCCTGTGTGGCTGTAGGAGGCCcccctctttcccttccccagGTGGGCTACGAGCTGAAGGATGAGATTGAGCGCAAGTTTGACAAGTGGCAGGAGCCGCCGCCCGTGAAGCAGGTGAAGCCACTGCCCGCGCCCCTGGACGGTCAGAGGAAGAAGCGAGGAGGCCGCCGGTGAGGGGCCTGGGGGACCAGCGGGGTGGGGGTCGGGAAGAAAAGAGGCTGGCACCCTCCCACCGACTCCTCACTTGGCCCCAGGTACCGTAAGATGAAGGAGCGCCTGGGGCTGACAGAGATCCGGAAGCAGGCCAATCGCATGAGCTTCGGAGAGGTCAGGCCCTGCGGCCAGgctgccgccccctcccctgccccctcccctaccccctcccctgccccctcccctgccccctctcccgccccctcccccgccctgtccggcaggccccgccccagccctgcccctccccgtGTGCCCCGCCCCTACCACATAAGCTCCACCCCCATAAGCTGTGCCCCGCCCCAGGCTCCTAGAAGCCCCAGGGCAGTGCCTTAgtttccagggctgctgtaacaagtcAGACCCCGGTGCTCTGACAGGAGGCCCTTGTCTCAGTCCCGGGGCTGGAGGCCTCAGGTAGGGTGTCGgcaggcccagcttcttctgaagGCCCGGTGTCCTGGCCACTGCTCCCCGCCATCCATAACTCCTCTGCCTCCGCCACCTCCTCCTTCCCGAGAGGAGCTGGGCGAAGCCCCCATCCAGTTTGGCGTTGTCCTAATAGAACCCTCAAAGGCCCCGTTTCAAACGAGTTCATACCCATAGGCTGGAATTTGAGCGTGTCCTCGGGGACACAACTCAGTTCagggcaacacacacacacacggtagGGCCTTGTGGGGGCACAGTTCAGTTCAgggcagcacacacacacacatacatacacatactgGGAAGCACAGGCCTTGTTCAGTGCCTCTTCCTCGAGGAGCAGCAACACCTGACTCCCTGCAGATACCGGCCACCCTGGTGCAGGGCAGCCCCGTGGTGGGTAACTGGCTGGGTGAGTGCTCGGGCTGCACCTGGTCGAGAGGCGACTGAGCCTGACGCCAGGATGTCTCCCCAGATCGAGGAGGACGCCtaccaggaggacctgggcttCAGCCTGGGCCACCTGGGCAAATCAGGCAGTGGGCGTGTCCGGCAGACGCAAGTGAATGAGGCCACCAAAGCCAGGATCTCCAAGACGCTACAGGTATGGCCAAGCCCGGGTAGAGGGCGGCGGGCAGAGGGCGGCGGGTGGAGGCAGACACCCAGGGGGCAGCCAGCCAGACCacagcctccccctccccgcaGCGCACCCTGCAGAAGCAGAGCGTGGTATACGGCGGCAAGTCCACCATCCGGGACCGCTCCTCAGGGACCGCCTCCAGCGTGGCCTTCACGCCACTCCAGGTACCACGCGCCCCACTGCCCACCTCGGTCCCAGGCCGGCTGCATTCCCGACCATCTGAACACCCCTGGGGCAGTGACTGCCCTGCTGGGCCTCGTACCTGTAAAGTGGGTGTAATCGCGTCCCCCTTCCGGGGCTGCTGTAAGGTGAAGCACAGAGAAAGGCTCAGCACTGCTCCTGGCCCAGAGTGAGCCCCGAAGGGTAGCAGCAGTAGGAGGCCGGGGCAGCGACCCCGGGTGTGGTAGACCCAGACTGTAGGACTGAGTCCAGCTGACCGCGGCCGCTCACTCCTGTGTGACCCCGAGCAGGTCAGGCCCCTTTCTGAGCCTCTGCCCAGGTCGTTGAGGTTCCCCCACTCAGCAGAGGTCCTGGCTAAGTGGGCAGGGTAGCACATGTGGTGTAAGTGCTGAAGAGACAGCGATGGTGGCGGTTTCCATGCTGTGGCCACACAggccttggtgagaaagcaggaATCTCTGCGTTGAAACACTGGAACAGCACCCAGAGCTCATCGCTGGCGGCGGTGGGGCTAACGCTGGCGGCTCCCGGACCTCAGCGAGTGATACTTGTCCGGAAACAGACCTGGGTTGGCTGTGCTTTTAGAGCCTCGTAGGGAACTTGCTGGAAGTGCAGTTGCCCAGCAGTTGCCCACGTGCACCCCTCCTGGGCCCACTGAATGAAGAGAGGATCTCCCCGAAGGTGGGGATGTGGGCACAGGGAAAGGATTCTCATGTCCCTTGTCAGCATGGAGGTTGCCTGGTTCCCTCACTGGGTGGGAAGGGGGCCGTCCTTGGAGGCCAGGCCCTCCCCCCACCGCTGTCCCACCTTCCTCTCTCGCTCAGGGCCTGGAGATCGTGAACCCACAAGCTGCCGAGAAGAAGGTGGCCGAGGCCAACCAGAAGTACTTCTCCAGCATGGCCGAGTTCCTCAAGGTCAAGGGCGAGAAGAGCGGCCTCATGTCCACCTGAGGAGCTGCCCTGGGTGGCCGCCTGCCCGAGGCATACAGAGGCCGCGCCCTTTTGAAGGGAATGAGATCGGGGCTGGGAGGCCTGGCAGTGAGGACCTGCCCCCCTCAGCCCAGCCCCTGCTCCAGGACTGCCCAGGGAGGCCCCGGGAAAGGTGCGGCTGCCGCCCAGAGAACTGAGCTTGCTGCCTATTTGGGGAGCAAGGGTGATCCGCAACatacctgaatttttttttttaacccagtaAGCAGATACTTTTGGGAAAACAATTAAAACCACATTGTCAGGACCTGCCCTTGGGGGGTGATTGATTGTCCAACCCCAGGGCAGCTGGTGGAGTCAGAGCTGTGGGTTTTAGAGGAAAGAGTGCTGCCTGGCTCAGGTGGTACCTGGGCCAAACCTTGGCCTGTCCCTCCCTCGCCGtggggtcccaggaagagaaaagccCCAACTGAAAAGGCAGGCGTGTCTGGCAGGCGGCCTCCCTCTACAGGGGCGATAACCACTCCTGCACCCTGAGGACAGGAGGTGAAGCACAGGAAGTGCTGCACTGCACTCACCGATGAACCCATCCTGAGCTGCTACTCTTAGCAAGTATTTATCGCCTGTCCCCGCCCCGGAATCGGGCTAAGCAGGCAGGCTCCCTGCCCCACTCGGTCGGGTCCAGTCGCTGTGAAGGTTCATGCCACATGAGCAGAAGGTGCCCCCACTGGGGGCTAAGCCGAGGCCTCCATCACTTGGTGAGGGCCGAGGGGGCACGCGGCCTGCAGACAGCTGGAAGGGCCTTCCAGGCAGGAACCGCTCGGGCACAGCCCCAAGGGCACAGCGTGAGGCCGGGTTACCTGCCAGGGCTGAGGAAGGGCCACCCCAGGGACACTTTGCGGGGCACTGGAGAGTGGGGCACTTCTCAGGCACCTGCATGGGTGGGAAGGCACTGCCTGAGGGTCTCCATCCTTCTCACGAGTGCTCTGGCTCGCCTTTAGCTGTTTTCCTCTCTGGGCCTTCCCTGACATCTTGCCAGGCTCTGTCTCCAGGCCTCCCTCGTGTCAGAGAGTACGCCCTGGGGAGGTTCTTgttttttcatataaatatatagatttattttttgcatgtgtGGAATAACAACAATTTGCCAAGTTAACTATTTTTCAGTGTATAGCAGCATTCGTTGCTGTTACTTTGTTGTGCTATCGTTATTACCACCTTCCattagattttcattttcttatttttcatttttcggTGGTACCAgggaaccactgagctacacctgctccccaagaggttttttctctttcctttttttgagataccaggggctggggattgaacccaggaccttgtatgttggaagctggcactcagccccTGAGTcgcatcagcttccctgagttggttttctcgtttgtttttgtttttttaaggtggCACTGGAAACGGA is a genomic window of Dasypus novemcinctus isolate mDasNov1 chromosome 18, mDasNov1.1.hap2, whole genome shotgun sequence containing:
- the PRPF31 gene encoding U4/U6 small nuclear ribonucleoprotein Prp31 isoform X2; this translates as MMKIEEYISKQAKASEVMGPVEAAPEYRVIVDANNLTVEIENELNIIHKFIRDKYSKRFPELESLVPNALDYIRTVKELGNSLDKCKNNENLQQILTNATIMVVSVTASTTQGQQLSEEELERLEEACDMALELNASKHRIYEYVESRMSFIAPNLSIIIGASTAAKIMGVAGGLTNLSKMPACNIMLLGAQRKTLSGFSSTSVLPHTGYVYHSDIVQSLPPDLRRKAARLVAAKCTLAARVDSFHESTEGKVGYELKDEIERKFDKWQEPPPVKQVKPLPAPLDGQRKKRGGRRYRKMKERLGLTEIRKQANRMSFGEIEEDAYQEDLGFSLGHLGKSGSGRVRQTQVNEATKARISKTLQRTLQKQSVVYGGKSTIRDRSSGTASSVAFTPLQGLEIVNPQAAEKKVAEANQKYFSSMAEFLKVKGEKSGLMST
- the PRPF31 gene encoding U4/U6 small nuclear ribonucleoprotein Prp31 isoform X1 encodes the protein MSLADELLADLEEAAEEEEGGSYGEEEEEPAIEDVQEETQLDLSGDSVKSIAKLWDSKMFAEIMMKIEEYISKQAKASEVMGPVEAAPEYRVIVDANNLTVEIENELNIIHKFIRDKYSKRFPELESLVPNALDYIRTVKELGNSLDKCKNNENLQQILTNATIMVVSVTASTTQGQQLSEEELERLEEACDMALELNASKHRIYEYVESRMSFIAPNLSIIIGASTAAKIMGVAGGLTNLSKMPACNIMLLGAQRKTLSGFSSTSVLPHTGYVYHSDIVQSLPPDLRRKAARLVAAKCTLAARVDSFHESTEGKVGYELKDEIERKFDKWQEPPPVKQVKPLPAPLDGQRKKRGGRRYRKMKERLGLTEIRKQANRMSFGEIEEDAYQEDLGFSLGHLGKSGSGRVRQTQVNEATKARISKTLQRTLQKQSVVYGGKSTIRDRSSGTASSVAFTPLQGLEIVNPQAAEKKVAEANQKYFSSMAEFLKVKGEKSGLMST